TTTACCATCTGTAGTTAAGGCTGTATTAATGGGCTGATGAGAACTGCATTATAATATAAATGAAATATACGTACATATTGTTCCGGTTTCCTTGTTAGTTGGGTGAGTTTTTTATTCTGTCTTCCTGGATTTTGCAGGAGCATTAGGTATATTTCCCCTAAATTATGTAATTCCTGAAATTTCTTTATACTCTCCAGTTCCATTTTTCCACATCCTGCTGTGTCTGTGACTTTCTCTTTCTTCCTCCCTCATCTAGCTAATGAAACTGGCAGTttaggaacataagaaaggttgcaaatgaAAATAGGCCCATTGGGTCATCTGGCCTGTTTGATCGTTAATAGCTCATCCATCTGAGAATCTCTTCCAGGCAAGGCCTcaacttcaaccacatggctctgcagcttgttccacacttccactaccctttgtgtaaaaaaaaaatgcttcttgttttcactttcaaaagcatttctgCTTAGTTTGCCCTTGTGGTCTGGATAATTAGCGTATTATATGTTTAATTCAATCATGTTGAACAGATCCTTcgagctcttcaggtgctggtgtgttaaaaaaaacctgcagacaggtctctccaggaccagaataGTGGACCGGTGCTTTAAACGATGCTCTGGATTACAGGTACAACTTGCTGCTGGAGCCTAGAGAAAAGTGCAGGCATTAAATCCATTCAGCTAATCATGTAATGGGACTAATTAATGTGCTGTGTATTTGGATGGCTTAAACGCCAAGCTCTGCAGGAATCAGGGCTGGGAAAAAATGCTACCAGAGCAGTTCAGTCCTGGTCCCAGTGAGGTTTTCTCTAGTTTTTAGAGTCTTGGGAGGCACTtggagagctgggagaagctgttaaattgcTCCGATGAGGCCCATAAAAAGCTGGTTTGGGCCTTTATGGCTCTGtagctcaggatctgcgcctgtggctggaaggttgctggttcaaatcccacggccggcagaggaatcctattccgttgggcccctgagcgaggcccttaacccgagctgctccaggggcatatatataaatatatatatataaatggctgaccctgctctctgacccccagcttctctcttcctgtctgtgtgtctcatggagagcaagctggggtatgagaaaagactaattcctaatgcaagaaatcgtatgtggccaataaagtgatctgatcttatgagctggaggagagacaTGTGGCATTAGTCTCAAGGCAAGGTGTCAAGGCATGTTTCTCATGAGTGCGGTCGTTTGGTCGATCTTGTTGCCTAGGCGACTTCAAGGCCCACCCCAAGGACCTGATTGTGGCTCCCCGTTGGCTGAAGGGTTTCCGCGGCAACGAGCTGCAGCGCTGCCTGCGGAAGAGGAAGATGGTGGGCGAACGGATGTTCGCGGACGACCGCCACAGCCTGGACAAGCGGATCAAGTTCCTGTACCGCAGATTCAATCGCTACGGCAAACATCGATAGCCCGCCGGCAATCAATAAACGTCCTGTTCTGTGTTCCACTTCTGTCCTGTCTTTTTCTCGGAATGCGGTGGCGTCGTGGTGTGACAGCGCTCGCCGCTCATGGGTGGAGTCCTGGCTGggctgggggtggggggagtttgtatgttatccGTGTCagagtgggtttcctctgggtattGTGCTTTCCTCCCACCTTTGGATGCCATATGGTTTAGGTTACCAGTTGTCCCCGAGTTGTGCCTGTGCATAggtgtgccctgcgatgaacACAGTCAGATGATGGCACATAGCATTGATCCTACACTGACTGGCACACAGGATTACTACTGACCAGCACACAGTAATGATGGGGCACTAAGTGGCACACTGTCCAGCATGCAGTGGTAATGGCACACTGACCAATATGCAGTAATGACAGGACACTGATTCACACAGTAATGATGAGATGCTGACTGGCCCAGTGTTATTGTCCTAATAGTACCTGACCCCCCCCCGCCAGCTCTGCCCCTGACTGACAGACTCTGTCGCCATTGGCTGCCAGCTGGTGGGAGTGGGAGACTGCTAGATGGATGGACAGGGGCAGTACAGAGGGACTGGAAGTGAAGGGTGAGTCAGAGGGGTTTGGGTGGAGGCAGAGGGGGGTCAGAGAGGACACGGGGGTGGAGGGCAGTTATCTGGAGTACGGTCAGGCGAGGTGGGCGGGTGAGGGGGTCGTGTGTTGTAATGACAGTGAAATAGACGGGGGCGCAGACAGACGAGGGGAGCAGCACATTTGATGTCTGCCTGAGAAAACCCGTCGAAGAGGggcgggaaaaaaaaagagcggAGTCGACAATCTTGGAGCCGGCTTGCACACTGCAGTGCCTCTCCTGCGTCCTCCtgttggagagagagagagagagcgctgCAGTACTGCGAAAAacggagagagggaggggaggggagatAGGTACCGCACCGTCGCCTTTCCATGCGGTCCGAGAatacagagagggagagactggCGCAAGACTGCGGTACAgttccagcagagagagagacactgacttCGAGAGGCGCTGCATCAACCCCCAGAGACGGTAGACAGGACAGAGGAGAAAAGGGTGGCTGGGgtgctgctttttttttataaccTTTTGTTGATTTGCATGGGAAAACGCCAAAAAAAAGGCGATTTCAAACGGTTCAGCGGCTGAAAACTACTGGATTTTTAAAGCACTGCCAATTCTAGCATTTGAATTGGCAGGAGAGAAAGGGATCTATACCATTTTTCAGCTGACTTCGACTTGACTTTcccgttgttgtttttttttttttgctgcacatCAGTCAGGCATCCGCTTTAACGGGGAGGCTGTCTGTCTTTCCGAACAGGTGACAGCTGGAGGCGCCTGCGCGTGTCGCGTCAGAAGGAGAGGAGACGCTGAAGTCCAGCCGGCGGCTCCACTGCGGCTCCGTGGCCGACGCGACTCCCATCGCTCATTTCGAAAGCTGCAGTCACAGCAGATTCCGCGCCCCCCAATCCCTCTCCCTCGCCAAGCATTCAATCCCCCCTATCCCCCCGCCCCCCCAAACCACCAACACCCCCTCCTCatcatcaccaccaccaccacttcATCCCCTCCAGAATCTGGACGTTTTCTTTCTCCCACTCTGCCTCTTAAACTTCGTGTCTTCGAGCTTGCACTGAGCCATCCGACAGACGGATCTCAAACGCGATGTAAGTACACTGCTGTcttgcttatttaaaaaaaaaacataaaacgttTTAATTAGAATATTTCCCTTTTCCAAACTCCGAGAGGTGAACGGATCGATTAATGGAAATCAGTTAATGATAATACACACTGTATACTTGCAGTGAACTGTCTATGTCCAGCATGTATATGTTACTGAGTCTGTCATCGGCCATCAGTACACATCAATAGGTGTATGTACAACGCTCCTGTGTACTGAAATGATTAGGTCTGTAACAGTATGTGGCAAACAGATGATAGGGATTTGGGGAGATTCCCGCGGGGCTGGAGTAGTGTAGGGGTGGCCCATGTGACCCAGGCTCTCTGGACCAGACTGTTTCAGGACAGCAATTGAGAGGTCACCTTTCGGTTAAGAAATCCGTGTCACGAAAGCCCACATGTTCTGAAGGAATAGCTTGAGAAATGTCAGCTGGGGGGGGGCGGGCTGTGTGAGTCCTGTCAGCACGCACTGGACAGATTGGCAACTCCACGGTCCGATTTCTCCCCCGAGAaccttgtgttttgtgtttgtgtgtggaaGAGCAGAAAGTCTAACCCCCTTcctcaaaaaaaaattaaagtcagcCATTTTGGTGCAAAAGTTGAGTTGAGACGGACTCAGGGCTGTCGCTGCTTTcaaaggggggtgggggtgggagcCCTGCGGTCGATTTAAAGGAAACCAGGACCTTCAGGTCTTACACACCCACCATTAAAGGAGCAGCAGCTCATATTGTTGACCGTGCTACTTTGTGACACCTAGATACAGCTTTAGAGTTTACAAAAACAGAGAGATTTAGAGGAACTGGACTCATCCTCTGCAGAAGTACTGTAACTGTGGAAAGGCCTTACTGGAAGATGTGGGAGAATTGCCACTTGTGAACTGGTTACTCCTCAAGGACAGGTGGGACAGAGCAGGGAACGCTGCACTCTCTTGTGTGGAAGCACACAGATTTGAGATTTGCCCTACAAGTGACTACAGTGCTCACTGTTAGCAGTTTTCCTATAGATGTTGTTAATAATCCCAGTATGAGGGATAGCAGTGACAGCAGAGGATATAGCAGAAGAAGCAGCAGCAGTGCTTTCAATGGTCTGATTGGAAAGGATGCATgaaatcactgtgctgctgagTGAAGTTTTGAAATGAGATTAATCATACAGAAGGCCTCTCCTGAGAGTAACAGAAAATAACAGGGAGAAAATTGTGACCTTCTCCTGCTCTGGTTTAAGTGCAGCTGTTTTCAAGGTGTGGTTCTGCAGACGTCAGGGCTAAAACAGAACATATTCAACAGCCAAATGTAACAGGTCAAGCATGGTATAGAATATTTTAGGCTCCAGTCAC
This DNA window, taken from Lepisosteus oculatus isolate fLepOcu1 chromosome 23, fLepOcu1.hap2, whole genome shotgun sequence, encodes the following:
- the mrpl51 gene encoding large ribosomal subunit protein mL51 isoform X2, with product MAFLGNLLRTSLLIFKSTTQSVRDFHTGGCRLIRMHAIPAPKQTDRWTEKRSMFGVYDNIGILGDFKAHPKDLIVAPRWLKGFRGNELQRCLRKRKMVGERMFADDRHSLDKRIKFLYRRFNRYGKHR